GACCGCCCAAAGCGCTGCGCTCAGCATTACACGGAATCGAACCAGTACCGAACATGCATTGGCAGTATTACTCGGTAAACCACCTGCTGAATTTAGCTTAGCGATTCAACCCTTGTCTGCTACTGCGATTCGCCTGCCTGCGGGTTTGCCTTCGAGCTTGCTTGAACGTCGTCCCGATATCGCTGCCGCAGAACGGGCTATGGCCGCCGATAATGCACGCATCGGTATTGCCCGTGCTGCCTTTTTCCCCAAACTGGATCTCACTGGTGCGCTGGGTTATGAATCAGCAAGTTTAGGCGATTTGGGTAAATGGTCGAGTCGAACTTTTTTACTCGGCCCTGTCGCGGGCACAATTTTGTCTTTACCGTTATTTGATGGTGGGCAACGTAAGGCAGGCGTTGCTCAGGCACGTGCAGGCTATGAACAAAGTGTCGCCAATTATCGGCAGACCGTGCTGAATGCGTTCCGTGAGGTTGAAAATGGTTTATCTGATCAGCGTATTTTGGATCAGCAAATTCAGGCACAAGCTCAAGCACTTGCGTCATCCCGACATGCCAATCAGCTTTCACATTTGCGTTATCGTGAAGGCAGCATTAGTTATCTGGATGTGATTGATTCGGATCGGAGTATCTTGCAGCAAAAGCAACTCGCTGCACAGCTTCATGGCAGTCGAATGATTGCCAGTGTGGATCTTATTCGGGCTTTAGGTGGTGGTTGGCATACTGGGCAAGTGGAGTTGGTACGGCAATAAGGCTTAAATTGGGAAAATATACAAGGATGTAGATTTTCTCGGTTATATTGGGCAAGTTAAATTTTACTAGCTTATTGCTAAATTACCTCTAAAATTTTCTTATATATCACCTCTGTATGCGGATCAACTGAAATTAGTTTAAATGTATATTTTTTTGCTATAATTACAATCTGATAATCATGACTGTTAACAACGAAACACCTATAATCTTTAATGTTAACTTTAGAATATTCCCATTTCTTTCTTTTCTTTAAGTATTTTCTTATCACTTTAGAATCTAAAACCTCATATATAGATGACCTATACTCGGGCTCATCTATTAGGTAACTTCTAATTTCACTTTCAATTTTGACACTTAAAACATCATTAAAAAAAATCTCTCCGAGTTTATTTTTTATCAGCTCAGCATTATCATCCCAGCATGTAAAATAGGTAATTAAATCATCCCGATAATGTTGAGTAAAAACATGACATTGGGGATCTTGCCAAAAGGGAATTTCTATTTCAACAATCATCGGATTCTATTCACCATAAAAATATACTAAAAAATAAAGCTACTTAAATGGATAGCTACCCCCTATTTCACCAGCTTGAAAGTTCTCCATCCTCATCTTCTATAGAAATAGTTGTATTATTACGTAACCAGCCAAAAAAACTAATTAAATCTGAAGTTACAGTTTCTCCATGTGATGACACTTCAAAAAAAATATAATTCTCATGAAAGAAGAATCTAACATCATAAACCCAACCATTATCTCCACTTTCATCTTTCAAATAAACTACTTTCTTTTCCGTATCAAACACAGAAAAACTTTTTAATTCTTTAAGTTTATCAATTACTTTTAACTTGTTTTTCTCAAGCCATTCTTTATCATTGAATTTTATAAATAACTCGGCTGACATCATTTAATCTCTGTGATTACGACCTGAAACTTGATAAAAATCTTTGTACTTTTTACATCCATATCTGCTGTTTCAGTTTGTTCTAGCTTCATAAAAAACTTAACCATACCAGACTAGCTCTACTCTTCATATCGACAAAAAATACAACACATCAATTAATCAACATCAACCAATTACTATTCATTAAAAACGCCCCCATAAAAGAATGTTTCTTCGTAAGAAAAAACAACCTCACTTTTATTAACTAAATAGGCAATACAATTTTCATCACTAGGGTAAAAAAAATCACTCCATGATTTTAAATATATATGATGGAACAATTGCACAATTACACCTCCCCCAAAAGAATATTAAATATGAAACCCCTTTTAGCTTTTCTTCGAAAAAACTTAAAGCCTCATTCTCATCATCAAAATCAAGTTCTTTTTTTTCTTTTAAGAAAAAAGAATCTCTCCCAATATCCATTAGATTATTAAAAGGAAATAATGAATCCCAAAGTTTTTTTGATTCTTCACTCATTATAAAAAATTTCTTTCTTTTCTTTATCTGATAAAGAGCAATCATCAGAGTTAAAACGCCATACTATTGGATATAGGTTTTCATCAAAAATTATTGAATTTTTACTTGCCATAAAAATTAAACTATTTAAATGAATATCCCTTTGCATGCACTTCAAAACAATGATCATATGTCCACAAAAGATATATATTTAATCCACTACTATCACTATTAGACTGATCAAAATTAGAACCAGAAACATTTGAAAATTTTCTTTCAAAATCATCATATTGAATCAAATTAAAACTCTTTACATTATTAAACCTTATTAAAAAAGGTTCTGACATTCTAAAACTACTCCCATCTTCATTTTTTTTAACCATACTAAAGTTAATATTAATCTCTAGACTATTTCCATTCACATCAAAAACAAAGCTATTTAACCAAAAATCTGTTCTTGAACATAAAATTCCAAATTTTGTTTGTATGGGTAAGAATGTTGATTCGGACATATATATTTACCTGCGTCTGTTGTTGAAAACCTACTTAAAGTTGCTTCTTTTGTATCTCTTCGGGAGTTGCCCACCTTACACTCGGCCTTCAAAGGTTTTTATATTTAAAACTCACGAATTAAAATTAAATAAAAATCAAACATTCAGTTCACCCTTAAAAATATTTAATATCTCTAACATTTCATCTGTATTTTTTTCCAAAAATTAATACGGTCTACAACAACTTTTTCAAAGGAATTTTCAACACAAAAATTTAAATCTTTAACTAGCAAATCTAAAAACACCTTATCACCTAAAAAAAATAAATACAGATTTTCTTTTATATCAAAACCGAATAACAATCTTATACATGAATAAGAATCAACTCCAACATAACTTCCTTTTAGTAATAGCTTACTTTCACTACCACATTTAAAATCAATAATTTCCAGATAAATTCTTCTATCCTTATTATGAATTACCTTATAAAAAGTTTCCAAATCACTAAAAGGACCTACATAATGAGACGATAAAAATTTCTGCCACCTATATCACTTCTCAGATTTAAACCATTTTTAAAGGAAAAACCTTTAAAATCATTTCCCCGAAGTAACCAATCTTATTCATAATAAGTTTACCTCTATTATAAATATTATTTTCAAAGCCAACAAGCACACAATAAAAATAAAATATTTCAGTAATTTTCAATTTATAAGAGTATCTAAAAATGAATTTCTATTAATATCAATTAGACTAAGATTACTACTCGATTCTAAACAATCAAATTCCTCTATTCCATTTTTCAATATAAAATCTGCTTCATCCTTATAGACTGGGATTACCCATCGCAAGGCAACGTTATTAAATTTTTCTGCTATAAAGATATCAGCAAGTTCTTCTGCTTCGCCTCTTGCCTCATCAACAAGAATTGATTTTTGCAAAAAACAATTCGGTGCAACATTAATCTCTGAAATAACTCTAATATCACTTTCTACCTCTGACTTAGAAAGATGCAGCGCTATATCTAATAAGTATTTCACAATCATCTCTTCATTTTTCTCTACAAAATCATATGGTAAGGCAAAAAGATACTCAAAATTAAATTTTTGCTTCTTGAATTGACTAATAAGCCCTATACCAATTGTTACTATACGAGATATAGAATCATTATCTTTCCTAGGGAAAAAATATATTTCTAATGGAATATCATTTTCTTTTTTAAAAATCCATCTATTCTCCGGCTGCCCCCACTCTCTAATATACAAAGATAAAATTTGAGAACGATATATATCTAATATCAAGCTTTCTTTGCTATCAAACTTCATTTTTTCCCTCTTGGCTTTTACCTCATAGTTTAAACCAATGTCTGCTCGATATGTTTGAGTATGACTTAATTGACCGCCTTCTGATCTCTGGCACTCTAAAAATTAATTTCCGTTGTCATTAAGTTATACAGTTAATTTCTACTTTTTGGTCAGTGTTATAGCCTATAATTTCTTTGACAAGTATAAATATCTCACTACCCGATACTTCATTGTAATATTTAAGGGTAATTTACTCTACAAGATCATAAACGATATCTATGTTGTATTAAACAAAAACCCAGTAACTTATTCTGAGTTTTTCTTTTTAAGATCAAGACCTAAATAATGGCAATGTAAATTTCAATATTCCATCCTCGTATTCAAGATAACCTTGCAAAATTAAATCAGTTATTTTTGATTTGTTGTATATATTACACTCAACAATAAACTCGCCATCCTCATCGGTATCCTCTATTTCAAAAATAGGTCTATTAGGAGATTTTACTTTTACACTTTCCATCTCGCTAAAGGGTATCAACGATAAAACATACGAATTATTATCAAAGTTCCGTTCTAATTCCTCAATAATTTCTTCATACATTGCTGATGACAACTCAAGCTTTTCTTCAAGTTGATGCTGATCCTTTTGATTTAAATAATCTAAGAACTGATTTATCAACTGATATACATCTAACAATTTTTCTCATTTATACTCATTTTTCAATATTTAACACAACCTGCATCCCATAATCTTACACATATATAGTTTCTCTTCAATAGTTACCACTCATGGAAATTTTCTTCTATTACATCACCCAAAGAATCCCCCAACTTATTATACTCACCATTATCTACATAATAAATATATACTTCTCCATTTACATTTATAAAAATAGGGTTACCTGCACCATCATCCGAAACTACTACTGATTTTAAAATATAGTTATCAACTTTCAAATCATCTAAAAGTTTTCTTGCTCTATTAGTTAATTCAATAACAGTTTCACCCCCATCATCTCAGCATTTTTCAAACCATATATAGCTAAACCTGCGTATGAACCACCATATGTACTAACAAATAGCTTATAGTCCTCTGGAAGCTTTATTTTCAAGATATTTTCCACATTATTAATATCATCCAAAGTTAATGGAACCCCTTTCATTTCTGGGTTATCTTTATAGAACTTTGATAATCTATCCAATAAATAGGCGTCCACCACAGCTCCCTCTTCGATTACAGGCTATTTATCACTAAACCTCAATTAAGCAAACTTTTAAAATTATTAAATATCAAACAAAATTTCTTCTAAAATTTCTTTAGATTCTTGATCTAATTTATCGTTACCACTCAACTCCAGATAATGTTTAATCAGTTCTTTTTTATCTATAGAAAAACCTATATTCACAGCATAAATATAAACATCATAAATAACAGATAGAGCATCCGACCTATTTTCCTTCAGTGGATTATTAATACATATATATACTAAAACATCCCATAATTTGATTAAAACATCATTTTCAAATATTTTCTCATTCAAATAAGGAGAAAACAGATCTGAAATCTCACCTAGCTCCTCAAATAAAGAATCTGTACTTAAAGAATCTCCCATAATCCTATTTAACTTATCAAGGATATTAAACTTCACCTCACCCCCTAAAACACCAAATTATTTCATGGAATTTGTATACACCCCAACTCAAATTAATTAAATCACTCAACACCATTAAAATAAACAGACAACTCTTGAAATATTAAACCATCTATTTCAACAGAAAAAACAAAATCATCTTTATGCACTTTTAAAACAAAATATTTTCCTATATTTTCAAAAATCAACTCACCAAAACTATTTTTAATCCAATTTTCAATAGATATACTCCCCACCAATCGTGCTTTCAACTTTATAACAACAGTATTATAATCCTCTCCCCACAAACCATATTTTTTAATATCTACATCTGGTCGTTCACTAATATGAAAATCGATATCACAATACCCAGATAGATCAACACTAAAGCGCCCTATTCTTACAGGAAAAACAATACCAGAAGGATAAAGTTTTTTCAAAAAAATGTTATTATCTATATTCTCAATAACCATAGCTTAATTACCATCCTCAGGTTTAGGTTTAATATTATAATGCCCATATGTTCCAGAAACATATCCTGTTTGTGTATTTTCAATAGGTCTGACATTCACATGTGGTTCTAAACCTTTGTTTGTCTCAGCCTTAGTATGACCATAAGTATGCTCTTGAATAACGATTTGCTTACCCTCTGTATTTGTATACTGATAATTTCGAGTCATTACAGGTTTCCCATCTTTTAGAACTTTATTTCCATAACCATCATCTAAATACTCTCTCGTTACTATTGGTTGTTGACTTTTTGGAATTTTAGCATCTTGTTTAGCCTTTCTTAGAGCTTCTTTTCTTGAATAAGCGTCATAATGGTTCTTTTTTCCTGGAGAACAATCATCTTTATTCAATCCTAAAGGATCAACCCATCTTATAGGGTTTGGCGCGTAAGCATAAACGTTATTACCACCCAACAACCCAATTGGATCTTTAGAGATAAAACGTCCTACATAAGGCGAATAATATCGATAACGGTTGTAATGTAAACCTGTTTCTTCATCAAAATACTGACCTTGGAAGCGGATATTATTGGTGACGATTTCTGAATTTTCAAAAAAGTTAGATGCTGACTTTACTGATACACGCTCGCCCCATGCCTTATATTCAGCTTTCCAGACCATTTGACCTTGAGCATCACTCATCTCCTGAGGCGTCCCCAAATGATCACAATGATAGAAACAAATATCATCTAAAGATTTTGCTGAGGCAGTCTTACGCCATAAAGGATCTTTGGCAATATGATAAGGCTGATCTGTCCAATCAGGTGTTTGTACAAGCTCAATCGGTTCACGATAGATTGCTTGCAATAGAGGGACAAAACTATCCTTCTCATACACATAATGCTTGGTGATCTGATCATTGGATTCAAAGGCCAAAGTATTGCCATCCCAGCCATAGATCACATTCTGCTCTTCACCTGTATGATGGTGTTTACTGCGCTTTTGAATACGTCGTCCTAAAGCATCATAACGATACTCCGCAGTGTATTCTGTATTACGACTCTTGATTAACCGCCCACAAGCATCCCACTCAAGGTACAAGTCCCCTTTAGATGACTTTTGACGCACCAATTGACCATAAGCATCGTACTGATATTGCTGATCTAAATATGCTTTAACAACATTATTCACTAAACGGTTATAACCATAAGCATTACTTGCTGTTGGGGCTGCACTCGGTTCTTGATGATGATTTCGGTCAATGATGTTACTTGCAGGGTCAAAACTGAAAGTTTCTTTGCCCAGCTTACTATTGGCTTCCAGTAAACGACCGACAGGATCGTATTTATACTGGATATTGCCACGGCGAGTATCTGCAATATTGAGCAATTGCCCCGTTTTATCGTACTGATATAAACGCTGAATCAACTGTTCAGTTTCTTGAATGGCATTGTTCTGTATTGCCTGCTGCGGCGATGTATATGCAAATTCATGCCCATTCAGCACGCGCTGCTGAGTCAGACGCCCCAGTTCATCATAATGCTGCTCTTGGCTAATCCCGTTGGCATAATGGCGGACAGTTTCACGATGCAAATCGTCTCGTTCAAAACTGATAGTATCTTTACCATTCAGGACCAAACCATGAACATGCCCACTGCCATAAGTTAACCAGTCGACCTGTTGCCCATCTGGACGTATGGTTTTAATTCGATCATTAATTTCATCATAACTGTGTTTCCACACCGCAGTTTTATGCGTTTGCTGATCTTGATGATGCTCTCTCACCAGATTGCCGATGACATCGTAATACCACTGAAGATTGCTCTCATTATTTTTAGCCTGAATCAATTGGCCATTATTGTTATAGGCAAATTCTTCAACCTGTTTTTGTTCTAATTCCTGCTCGGTATAGCCATAACCTGCCTGACGCTGCTCTAGTCGTCCCATGCTGTCAAATAGGAATTGTTGAATACGATCTTTCGGTGCAGCCCGATCTTTTAAGTCCTGCCCAAATGCAGAGGCCACCTCAATACTGCTGGATAAATTACCATCTGTTTCATCATATTTGTACAGGGTTTCTTTACCATCAAAATCAATTTCTTTAATCAGGCGGCTGGCAACATCATAGAAAAATTCATAGCTTGCCCCATTTTCATTGGTCAAACGTTTCAGACGATTCAGCTTGTCCCATTGATATTTCAACGTATGCTTCAAGGCATCCGTACGAGATGAAATCAGTCCCGCCGCGTCATATTGATATTGCGTGAGTTGTCCTTTGGCATCGACATGCGCCAATAAACGCCCTTCGGCATCATGAACAAACTGTTCTTCCGTGGCATCAGCATGTTTGACTTTTTCAAGTTGACCAAAAGCATTCAGTGGCAAACCTTGAATGATCGGTTCACGTTGTTCTGTGGTTAGGTCACTATAGAAGTATTCAACCTTTTGTTTTAATGCATTTTCAACTGATTTTACTCGCCCACGTTCATCATACTGCCATGTGGTGGTTTTGCCCGAACAGTCGGTATAACTGATCAGATTACCCTGATCATCATACTTTAACTGCTTGGAACCCCCTTTGGCATCTTTTATCGAAGTGAGTAAACCTAAAGCATTGTAACTGTATTCTGTTATACGTTTTAGCGGATCGATTTCCTTGCTGATATTGCCCTGAGCATCATATTCCTTAAACCAACGCCCTTGCTCAGCATCGACCATACCTGTTAATTGACGCTTGTCATCATAGGCATAATATAAATTTGAACCGTCAGGTTGGGTAACACTGACAATATTGCCATTTTCATCATATTCATAAATGGTTACCGCGGCGTCTCGATCAACATGCTTGGTAACACGGGCAAAATCATCACGGAAGAACCATTCTTCCAATCCATCAGGATAAATGATGCGATAGGTATAGCCATCAATATCATAGTAATACCAAGTTTCTGCCCCATAGGCATCCGTTACATAGGTTAAACGGATATTTTCATCCCATGCCAGTCTGCTCTCAGAGCTGCCATCATCAGCCCATTCGTGAAAGGCCTTCGATGTGGGTTCAATCCCGTCATATTCCAGATTAATACCACGACCAGTCAGATCGGTATAACGGCTTAATAAGTGATGCTCATATTGATAATGATAGCTTGCGCCATTTTCAGTAATGGCCTCGATTAAGTCGCCTTTATGGTTATAGTTATAACTCGCAAGCGGACGAAGCAATTGCCCATTTTCCACCAACCATGCATCGTCAATACGGCCTTGTGCATCGACTTGGAAAGCGACATGCGCCAATAATTTTTGCTTCTCTTTAATCAATACATCCGAAATAAATGAATGATCACCCGATTGATGGTCATAACGAACCGCTAAGGTCACCCCATTTTTATATTCAATCGTAGATAAGCGATAATAATCTTGATACTTTTCAAAAATATGCTTTTCTTCTTTTTGATAAGAAATCATCTGAATATGTTCAGAGATCACACTATAGTAAAAATCTTCTGTTTGATTGTGAAAGCTTTCGCCCACTTTTAATTGAGGTAATTTGACTGGGCGTGCGTCTGGACCAATATATTCCAGCCCTGCCAACGGTTTGATATATGCGGCCTGTTGTTCCGTTTCTTCAATATATTCACTTTGCGGCACAATTCGGGTGGTAAAAGAGGTCAACCATCTTGCCCCGAACTCTCCTTGGTCTAATTGATACAAGTTCGATGCATAGGTTCGATTTAAAATAAAACTTTCAATCGCAGACACATAGGCATCCTGATGAGTTAAAAACTCAGTTCCCAATGCATAAGTAATATGTTTTTTAGTACCTGTTTTGGTCTTTCCACCACCTAAATTCAGTGGACATGACACTTCATTTGGATTGTTTTTAGCTTTGGCTTGGTGATTGGTTTTTTCCAGTTCCCCACTCGGTCGACTCTTTTCTTTTTTAGCGACCTGTTTCTGAGTAATATTGGCTGTGGCTTTTTTCTTTAATTTGAATTTTTGTACAGCTTTTAATAAGACATTTAATAACCAAGCAATACTCATTGCTTTGCCCGGATCGGCTAAAGTCATCAAGAACTGCGGCGCTTTTTTACCAAAACCACGAATCCCTGTAATAACCAGCTGAATCGGCTGTTTCGCACTGGCTGGCACAACCGATGAAACACCTTTGGCAACCGTGTTAATATTTTCCTTAACGCTCGCTTTCCATAAGTTCGTCAAACCATCTACAGCATTATTGAAAGTAGCTTTCGGATTACGCTGTAAGTTATCTAGATTGACTTTATTAAGTTGTTTCTGTGCTTGTTTGACATTACCTGCTGAACTAAAGACGTGACCATTTAATATTTTTTGTATGCCGTTGGCAAAATCATTACTGATGCTGGTGATTTTTGTTCCACAGTGCTGCATCATATCTTTGACAAGCGGTTGAGCTTTTGCCGCAAACTGATCGAGTTCACCTGCAATACGTTCATTTAAGTGATCACTTAAAATCACCAAAATGGTATCGGAAATGACCCCACCTGCTTTTTGACGAACCAGATTCAAAGTCGGTCTCAAGCTCATGCGCATTGTTGCCATGGTTGGCGGTACAGGAATAATCCCAATCACATCTAAACCAAGATTCAGCCAATCCCCAAAACCCGGGTTTGGTTTTTTACTGATATCGATAACATCGTAAACGGCATCCACCAAAGCAATCGCATTACCAATCACTGGAAGCGAGCCTGCTACACTTTTAATGGTATTTAAGTCGACATAGTCCTTGGTGTTCTTCTTCAACCATGAATTGATTTTATTCATACCTGCTTTGACATCAGCAGCATACATTTTGTTTAAAGGCACAACCGCAACTTGTCCAGTATTGGTTCTTACACTCTGTTTATTTTGCTGATTGTTGGTCTTCTTAGGTGGTGTCGCCATCTTTCATCATTCTCAAAGCTTAATTTTTAAAATCAAAACGCGTTAGATCGAACGGATCTTTGGTTTTTTTATCGCTTGCCATTAGGTTTTGTTGCGCACGCAATGGATTTTTGAACTGGGATAGACTGTCCAAAGGACTGCCCATATTTTTCATCACTTTTTGCGCCCATGGGTTGTCCTTGACCTGATCAGCCAATAGCTTATTTGCTTGTTCTGTCAGGTTAGACTGAACCCCCTGCTGTAGCATTGGCAATAAAGCCTTTGCTCCACCCTCCTTCAACTGCTTTGCAGTCTCAAGCGTTTTTAACACGGAAGAAGGACTGGTAAAGGATTGACCTAAAGCATTCTTGGCGCTGCTAACCGCATTTTTAAGACCTGTTTCTGCTTTGCCCAATAAGGTTTGCGCATCAGGGTCATTTTCATTTGGCCACATTGGCGGGCGTTTAAAGTCACTGGATTCCGCCCACGGATCACGTTTATCATCTTCAAATACAACTTTAGCTGCACCCGTTGCCAGCCCAGAAACCCGAACAAAACCTTTATCATCCAATTGACCAGAAAACTGCTGACCCAGTGAATCAATAACCTGATAGCCACCCTGTTTCACAAACTCGCCATGTTTGTAATCGTGCAGCAATTCCAGTACCCCTTGTCCGCGCTTTGGTGGTGGTGGCAAACTGGATTGAGTACTAACACTTGAGCCGCTCATAAACAAATGCTGCCCCGCCTTCACCTCAAACTTGCCTCCCGTCACAGGAAAAATACCTGAGCCATTCAGCTTGATTTGAGAACCGCCTGCGGTAATCACAATTTCTTTCGGACTGCTAATCTGAATTTGACTTTCAGTGGAAATGATCTGGATGCCTTGTTTGGCGAGCAAGTCCAGTCCATCTGACTGTGCCTGAACCTCAAACTTGCCTTTGGCAGCCACCTGCTTAATCCCATTCTGAGCAGCAAACAGGCTAATTCGATTTTGAGCATGGCCAATCAGATTTTTTTGCGTACTTAGGTTAATACTATCGCCTGCAATCTGGTTGATTTGTCCATCTGCAGACACATGAATATCCTCATTGCTGCTTAGACCAATGCCTGCTGGCGAATGAAGTAACAACAACGCTTTATTAAATTTGGCAATCTTTGCTTCAATCTGTTCTGCAAATTCTTTTAACTGTTCTAAAGACTCAATTTCATCAGTTTGCTGATTTTTGGCGACTTCACTTAAAGCCTTGGCATTGTTTTGATTGCCTTCTAGCTGTTGCTTGGCAGGTTCTGCATCGAGATGCTCTCCTTGCGCCTGATCCTGCTTTTGAGTACTGAGCAGTAAACCATTGCCTGCACGCACTGCACCCCATTGATCGGTCCGTAGCTCAAAACCCTCACCCCGATCTTCACTCTCAGCCGCAGCCTTAGGATGGCTGAGTTTACCCAGATTCAATTGAGTGGCGGCATGACTGCTTTGTAGTTGCGCACTAATTTGTCCCGTGGTGTCATCAAAACGTAGCTGGTTAAAACCGTCACCTTGGTATTCTTTGGATTTGATCCCTGCCAGTTTTTTGGTATCAGGCAACTTACCTACATGGTCAAACTTGGTCGGGCTACGCTGTGCTTCATGAATCCGCCCAACCACAAAAGGTCGATCAATATCACCATCAAAGAAATCAATCACCACGATTTCACCAATCCTCGGTAAGAATCGTGCACCGTAGCCTTCACCTGCCCACGGCGTTAATACATCCAGCCATGCAGAGTCAGTATCATTGTCATTGGCACCTGCACCACTATCATGACTGTGGTCATCGGCTCGGGTAAACAGGAAGCGAACTTTAATCCGGCCCCATTCATCCACATAAATTTCGTCACCGCTTGGCCCCACCACTTTGGCACGTTGTGGATGTGTCACAGGTCGATGTTGTAACGGGTTATACTCAGGAACCAGCCCAATATTACGTCGTTGCAATGTCAGTTGATTGGCTTGACGTTCATCAGAGACCGCATGCTGAAAAGGACTGCTTTGCCAATTGCTTTGTTGAAGCAAAGCTGCGACTTGATCCGTTAAATCTTTAGGTAGGTTATTTTGGTTATAGAACGTTTTTGAGCTGATCAGAAACTCTTTGTCTGCGCCATCATGCTGATCAATTTCAGGGTGTTCATTCAGTTCAAACCAATAGCCCACTGGGGTATCGCGAACAGTCGATGTCGCAATAAACTGCTTGGCCTGTGAATCATGATACTGGCTTAAGTTCTGATTCAGTTTTTCAA
This genomic stretch from Acinetobacter sp. C32I harbors:
- a CDS encoding RHS repeat-associated core domain-containing protein; its protein translation is MATPPKKTNNQQNKQSVRTNTGQVAVVPLNKMYAADVKAGMNKINSWLKKNTKDYVDLNTIKSVAGSLPVIGNAIALVDAVYDVIDISKKPNPGFGDWLNLGLDVIGIIPVPPTMATMRMSLRPTLNLVRQKAGGVISDTILVILSDHLNERIAGELDQFAAKAQPLVKDMMQHCGTKITSISNDFANGIQKILNGHVFSSAGNVKQAQKQLNKVNLDNLQRNPKATFNNAVDGLTNLWKASVKENINTVAKGVSSVVPASAKQPIQLVITGIRGFGKKAPQFLMTLADPGKAMSIAWLLNVLLKAVQKFKLKKKATANITQKQVAKKEKSRPSGELEKTNHQAKAKNNPNEVSCPLNLGGGKTKTGTKKHITYALGTEFLTHQDAYVSAIESFILNRTYASNLYQLDQGEFGARWLTSFTTRIVPQSEYIEETEQQAAYIKPLAGLEYIGPDARPVKLPQLKVGESFHNQTEDFYYSVISEHIQMISYQKEEKHIFEKYQDYYRLSTIEYKNGVTLAVRYDHQSGDHSFISDVLIKEKQKLLAHVAFQVDAQGRIDDAWLVENGQLLRPLASYNYNHKGDLIEAITENGASYHYQYEHHLLSRYTDLTGRGINLEYDGIEPTSKAFHEWADDGSSESRLAWDENIRLTYVTDAYGAETWYYYDIDGYTYRIIYPDGLEEWFFRDDFARVTKHVDRDAAVTIYEYDENGNIVSVTQPDGSNLYYAYDDKRQLTGMVDAEQGRWFKEYDAQGNISKEIDPLKRITEYSYNALGLLTSIKDAKGGSKQLKYDDQGNLISYTDCSGKTTTWQYDERGRVKSVENALKQKVEYFYSDLTTEQREPIIQGLPLNAFGQLEKVKHADATEEQFVHDAEGRLLAHVDAKGQLTQYQYDAAGLISSRTDALKHTLKYQWDKLNRLKRLTNENGASYEFFYDVASRLIKEIDFDGKETLYKYDETDGNLSSSIEVASAFGQDLKDRAAPKDRIQQFLFDSMGRLEQRQAGYGYTEQELEQKQVEEFAYNNNGQLIQAKNNESNLQWYYDVIGNLVREHHQDQQTHKTAVWKHSYDEINDRIKTIRPDGQQVDWLTYGSGHVHGLVLNGKDTISFERDDLHRETVRHYANGISQEQHYDELGRLTQQRVLNGHEFAYTSPQQAIQNNAIQETEQLIQRLYQYDKTGQLLNIADTRRGNIQYKYDPVGRLLEANSKLGKETFSFDPASNIIDRNHHQEPSAAPTASNAYGYNRLVNNVVKAYLDQQYQYDAYGQLVRQKSSKGDLYLEWDACGRLIKSRNTEYTAEYRYDALGRRIQKRSKHHHTGEEQNVIYGWDGNTLAFESNDQITKHYVYEKDSFVPLLQAIYREPIELVQTPDWTDQPYHIAKDPLWRKTASAKSLDDICFYHCDHLGTPQEMSDAQGQMVWKAEYKAWGERVSVKSASNFFENSEIVTNNIRFQGQYFDEETGLHYNRYRYYSPYVGRFISKDPIGLLGGNNVYAYAPNPIRWVDPLGLNKDDCSPGKKNHYDAYSRKEALRKAKQDAKIPKSQQPIVTREYLDDGYGNKVLKDGKPVMTRNYQYTNTEGKQIVIQEHTYGHTKAETNKGLEPHVNVRPIENTQTGYVSGTYGHYNIKPKPEDGN
- a CDS encoding SMI1/KNR4 family protein gives rise to the protein MDAYLLDRLSKFYKDNPEMKGVPLTLDDINNVENILKIKLPEDYKLFVSTYGGSYAGLAIYGLKNAEMMGVKLLLN
- a CDS encoding suppressor of fused domain protein, with translation MKFDSKESLILDIYRSQILSLYIREWGQPENRWIFKKENDIPLEIYFFPRKDNDSISRIVTIGIGLISQFKKQKFNFEYLFALPYDFVEKNEEMIVKYLLDIALHLSKSEVESDIRVISEINVAPNCFLQKSILVDEARGEAEELADIFIAEKFNNVALRWVIPVYKDEADFILKNGIEEFDCLESSSNLSLIDINRNSFLDTLIN
- a CDS encoding efflux transporter outer membrane subunit, translating into MTGFKPHWILSSLMGSLLLAGCSLAPEYQPAKVVIPLQFKEADTKLDDPNWTIAQPADAQSRGEWWRIFNDPQLNDLEQQAIAGNQNLKAAAANIQASRALRSAAQAERLPSISAGFGPTRQKPSPASLGLDSDASTSARTLWRVQANVSYELDLFGRVASSINAATADVQQQEALYHSALLALQADVAQAYFLIRQFDAEQAIYTQNIKLLTENQNLIQARYRNGLVSDLDVSRAQTELSTAQSAALSITRNRTSTEHALAVLLGKPPAEFSLAIQPLSATAIRLPAGLPSSLLERRPDIAAAERAMAADNARIGIARAAFFPKLDLTGALGYESASLGDLGKWSSRTFLLGPVAGTILSLPLFDGGQRKAGVAQARAGYEQSVANYRQTVLNAFREVENGLSDQRILDQQIQAQAQALASSRHANQLSHLRYREGSISYLDVIDSDRSILQQKQLAAQLHGSRMIASVDLIRALGGGWHTGQVELVRQ